The Oscarella lobularis chromosome 4, ooOscLobu1.1, whole genome shotgun sequence nucleotide sequence GTAGTAGTAATTGTCCTGGACAGCGTTCtgcattttctctttttcagcaTCAGTCCACTCTTTTATTAAGCAAAGCTTCTCTTTTACAATGTCACCTTAGAACAATCATACAGAAAGAAATAGTTGTTGCAAGACCAGCGTACGAAGGTAAAAAGTATTGTTAATTCGAGTGGACGTTGCATATCCTCCATCTGCCATGATCTTGTATGCAGATGATTGTTCGTCATTCAGAATTCTCAAATTCTACAAGCATCAAAGTTTTCTTGAAcgtgacgaaaacgacgtcattgcagACAAGTCCCCGCCCCTCTGTCATATGGTGTGCTGCTCGGTGTGAGGTCTGGACACGTTGCACACCCCTGGCTGCACACCAAGCATGGCCGCGATTACTGCTTTACACAATGAAACATATCAAATCTGCCTACACTTGAAGCAGTCAGTGATGGCCAGTACTGACAAAATCATGCCCGCTAGCACGTTTTTCCTGGTTCTCACCTTAGCCCAGCCCTCCTCTGTCTTTAGATCGGGATCGCAGATTGGAAGCCAGAACATGTGCTTTCCATCGCTCCTTTGTGAGAAAGGAGCCACTTTCGAGCCCAGAACGGGAACCTAGTAAAGCACGATGAAACCTAGGACTACCGGTACATGCAAAACGCGTTAGTCACCGTGTTGTTTTCTTCATAATGAGCTAAAGCCAATTTAGCATGAAacgaggcggcggcgtaAAGAAGCAACAGAGCGAGTTTCATATCGACGTTGTCTTAGTTAGATTAAACTGCGCAACTGCGCGGCACACCTTTTTCGTAGAACACGAGCACGCGTACACGTGGAGAATTACCTATCGCGTGGGCCCCTCTCCGGTTGCGAGTCCCGGATAGACTCCTGAGTACAGGAAGGTATttttccccgaacaccagggcgcgcgcgggcgaagcccgcgcgcgccctggtgggaggggctctcaaacgtgatcggccAAAATCTCgaagtgtttgtctgtcCGTCGGTaaccctgacgtcacaatcgcacttAAACCAATCTCACacacaggtgcctttatgacatcacattcattgtgatgtcatactctcccgtattttgaacaCAATTGCTAGCGAAAAGGTGGCGTCACAGTAGATAACAACCCCGGATCGTAATGGAAAGCTTTCAAGCAAACAGGCACACACATACAGGACGACAAACAGGCTACATCACCCACTTCACACCGGAAATAAATAGACTAATAAACTGAAGAGTGCAGAACGGGCCCATAACACCATGATTCATTGAGAAAACCCAGTAAAGGAGCATGTTGGGTTTGTcgcgtgctgcgagcgaagcacgcaaacccaactgcgagctgataatcTAGCTTAGCACGTTTTGATATCTGAATGAAACGCTTGAACTCTGTCTATGAGTACTGTATAGGCATATCCACCAGGTGTTTCGAGAGTAAATTTACATCGAACAGTGCAGATAGCTTTTGCGCTGACTCTGACGGTACGATGTTTGCTACCGTAGATCGAACTACTGAGGGTGTTCGGGTATCATATGATGGCTTACAgcaggccatcattatctagttctAGCCTCggttccagaccctctctcccCCGGATGTTAGGTTCTGGTACGGTCCCGCCCCTAACCCCGCCTATTATGACGTGGGGGAACAGCATGGCggacgatcgatcgcgaactCTACTAAGATCGTTCGTTCGCACCCATTTCGCGCGTCCTACAGCTATCCGATTAAAGGACGCGCGAAATGGGTGCGAACGAACGATCTTAGTAGagttcgcgatcgatcgtccGCCATGCTGTTCCCCCACGTCATGCAGCAAAAACCAGGTTTAGATGCAGATCTCCATTAGGTAGTGCTACCGTTTCTTCTACCAGTAGGACGTTCGTTATACACGGATAAATTAGAAAATCAACTACTTTcggaatttttttaggacCTGCCCATATGCATGCGTTTTGTTCTTCATTAGAAGGATACGTCTAACCTAATGGAGCAACGAGGGATGGAATGGAAACAGCCTCTTTTCAAGCCGAAGCATTTCTGCAATCAGTGCAATCAAAGCCCAGTGGGTGGAGGTCTGTGGCCTGTGGGAGGCACCAGCCAAATTCAATTGATCCttctgaatttttttactCAGCTAGGCCGCAGTGGCATTTTATGGATCAGTTCTTTGgacataaataattattcaaATGTTTGACAACGTATATAGCGAGGTGGAGTAAGTGAATGTGTAAACATGCCTACGCAAGCGGACATGCCATCATTGGACAATTCTTCCAGTTTTAAATCAGCCAAATCCGCAGCGAAGGTCAGATTAAATGATTCAATTGCCAGAAAACCACACCTTCAGTACAGATGTTAACAAATGTGCTGCACTTGGCATGCGACCTACCACTCGCACATGGCTATTTCGGTAAGATGCCTTTCCCAGCCGAAAActgaaattaaaaaattattccTTTTTCATCAAACGTTAGCCTATGTTTATTTCTTACCTGCAAAAAGTATAGCAGTGATGAGAAGAACATTTCCAATGAGAACAAAAATCCTCTTATTTATTAGTGAGGCCCTGGTAATTCGTTGGTCCCTCGGCGAATTCAACACAATAATAGTCATGTAGATGTCGTAGAACACAAAGAAACAGACAGCCGAAGCTAATTAAAGtgtaatcaatttttagggAAAAACTGTAGCGCGTGCGCGAGAGCCCCTACTCGAAtgggcgacgtcgttctctttttcgttAATTGCGCCCACGATTGCAAATGCGACGCTCGCCGCGAGACCgaatgccgtcgacgtcctgCGATACGAGAACGACGGAAAGGCCCAGTAAACGAGAACGACATTCGCGAATAGAGCCACTGCGCCGAAGATGACACCGATACGAAAAGGGTATTTTTCGGGGGCTTCGACGGCGCAGTCGCTGATGAGGGGAAGCCAGGCCGGAACGTGGCCTAAGCCAACCGCCAAGGCGTAGCAAAGAAGGACGGTGCCAGTGGTAATTGCTACGGTGACGTAGGTGATGGTATTGACCGATATTGAGCCGTAGACGAGCATGGAACCGATAGAATCTCCGTACAGCAGTCTATACGAGTGTTGGTCCACGCACCCGGAATATCCCAGGTATTGGGGTTCCACGCGTGCGTATGACAACTAACATTCTGAATGGGTGTACATGCCAGGAGACTCTTCACTGGCGCGTGAGCTAATTAGTCCGGCATTACGATAACTAAAGTTAGATAGCCAGCTTGAAATGCAATCACAGCACATTGGGGCAAAAGCGATTCAGGGTtcaagaaaaattcaaaatgtcAGTTTGGTCACAAGAGATTAGTCAAGAGAAGCCTTTTCAGGTGTGCTAACCGTAGTAACGCTAATCTGCTTTTTGTCGTTGACTGCGTCAGAATAACGGGGCGGAGCATCTAGAAACAATACTACGGCTAACTGGCAGTGTACTGTATTACAACATCATTACCATTAGATACTTCCTCCAGAGTAATGCCGGCCATATCAAAAGCGAAACTGAGATTAAATATCTCAATGGCCAGAGTGCCTCCCCTTTGAAAATAGGCCGTTTGAATTAATACTACTTTAGTATAGTCTAATAAGTTGCGCACCATTCACATACGGCTATTATTGTCTTGTACTTGTCCCAGCCCAAAGCTGCCAGATCCTACGTAATAAATCTTTTCAATTCTTTTAGATTCTTACCTGCTAGAATGCCGACGGTAACTAGCAGAATGATTCCCAAGAGAGCAAATATTCTCTTATTTATGAGCGATATTTTAGATATGCGCTGATCTCTTGGTGCGTTGAAGCAGATAATTGTCATGTAGATGTCGTAGAAcaaaaagaaggagacggCAGCAACTGAAAACCAAGGGATGCATGGGTACGTGTGCAATCAGTGGGCGGTGAGCCATACCTGAATGCACGGTAttgtcctcctcttcgtttACGGCACCAACGATTGCCAAGCCGACACTTGCTACGACGCcaaacgccgccgacgtcttGCGAAGAGAGAACGACGGAAACGCCGAATAGACGAGCAGGACGTTGGCAATGAGAGCCGTTGCACCCGAAATGATTCCAAGGCGGAAAGGATACTTCTCAGGAGATTCGACGGCGCAATCGCTAATCATGGGCAGCCAGGCCGGAACGTGGCCCAAACCCACTGCCAAAGCGTAGCACAGAAAGATTGTCGTTGTAGTGATTCCTACGGTGGTATAGGTGACCAGCTTCACAGGGATCGAACCGTAGACAGCCATGGTGAGAAGATAGTCACAAGATGCATCGACGTCATGCAGTGAGGGGGAGGCCATCGCGAAAGTGGGAGATCAAAACCCGGACATGAAACCATCACGCCATCTTTCTCTAAAGACCTCCCCGGAAGTCTTTTGTTGATGTTCGGCTTTTCCAACATTACTGCTACCGCAACAACGCTTTTTGATGCCAAGGTGACTCCAAAGCTA carries:
- the LOC136185643 gene encoding DNA damage-regulated autophagy modulator protein 1-like, giving the protein MAVYGSIPVKLVTYTTVGITTTTIFLCYALAVGLGHVPAWLPMISDCAVESPEKYPFRLGIISGATALIANVLLVYSAFPSFSLRKTSAAFGVVASVGLAIVGAVNEEEDNTVHSVAAVSFFLFYDIYMTIICFNAPRDQRISKISLINKRIFALLGIILLVTVGILAALGWDKYKTIIAVCEWGGTLAIEIFNLSFAFDMAGITLEEVSNDAPPRYSDAVNDKKQISVTTVSTPEKASLD
- the LOC136185644 gene encoding DNA damage-regulated autophagy modulator protein 1-like; amino-acid sequence: MLVYGSISVNTITYVTVAITTGTVLLCYALAVGLGHVPAWLPLISDCAVEAPEKYPFRIGVIFGAVALFANVVLVYWAFPSFSYRRTSTAFGLAASVAFAIVGAINEKENDVAHSTSAVCFFVFYDIYMTIIVLNSPRDQRITRASLINKRIFVLIGNVLLITAILFAVFGWERHLTEIAMCEWCGFLAIESFNLTFAADLADLKLEELSNDGMSACVGMFTHSLTPPRYIRCQTFE